Proteins from a genomic interval of Harpia harpyja isolate bHarHar1 chromosome 9, bHarHar1 primary haplotype, whole genome shotgun sequence:
- the ADGRG5 gene encoding adhesion G-protein coupled receptor G5 isoform X2 — protein MPKERSMAMPSPLLIALVLCLATCVLRAQELKSNMDSLEKELQQGCGSAHHARERLNQLEEQLARQEKYNFTGGMIETYVFKFITERFRGLNLSSRMDVKRGGGRRLRHAMNFPVELMEGIKARGVEQKLVCIYIHSPCIFQDVHNNSVLNDDVLGAFLRSRHVAGLSRPVEIQFWHDMVLDASNATCVFWQPGASVGSTGSWSREGCKTTHREGTVICHCNHLTYFAVLLVPAGTLSPAQLASLTHISTIGCSLSAAATLCTLLLCCFSRQRLRDSTTKIHMHLLAALLLLNCSFLLSTPLAAGPEGLCRVTAALLHASLLCTLAWMAAEAFHLLLLLVKVYNVYIQHYLLKLCLFAWGLPTLAVVAVFVFKRDTYGYHTIHTSEGYSNATMCWLTSPPAYSATLCYAGLILLFNMLVLGRVVMILRSIRRQKGQARKDWATVLGLTCLLGTTWGLAFFSFGIFLVPQLYLFTILNSLQGLSLCLWYITVHRRSKPGPVSNTSRYPDARVKGCEGSSGAAP, from the exons ATGCCCAAG GAGAGGAGCATGGCGATGCCCAGCCCGCTGCTCATTGCCCTCGTCCTCTGCCTTGCCACCTGTGTCCTGCGGGCTCAAG AGCTGAAGAGCAACATGGACagcctggagaaggagctgcagcagggctgcggCAGTGCCCACCACGCCAGGGAGAG GTTAAaccagctggaggagcagctggcCCGCCAGGAGAAATACAACTTCACGGGTGGCATGATCGAGACCTACGTGTTCAAGTTCATAACTGAGCGCTTCAGAGGCTTAAACCTCAGCAGCAGGATG GATGTGAAGCGAGGCGGCGGCAGGAGGCTCAGGCATGCCATGAACTTCCCGGTGGAGCTCATGGAGGGCATCAAGGCGCGGGGAGTGGAGCAGAAGCTTGTCTGCATCTACATCCACAGCCCCTGCATCTTCCAG GATGTCCACAACAACTCTGTGCTGAATGACGACGTGCTGGGAGCCTTCCTGCGGAGCAGGCACGTGGCCGGGCTCAGCCGCCCCGTGGAGATCCAGTTCTGGCACGACATGGTGCTG GATGCCTCCAATGCCACCTGCGTCTTCTGGCAGCCCGGAGCCA GtgtgggcagcacaggcagctggagcagggagggctgcaAGACCACGCACAGGGAGGGCACCGTTATCTGCCACTGCAACCACCTCACCTACTTCGCCGTCCTGCTG GTCCCAGCGGGCACCCTGAGCCCGGCCCAGCTGGCATCGCTCACCCACATCAGCACCATTGGctgctccctctctgctgctgccaccctctgcaccctcctgctctgctgcttctccag GCAGCGGCTGAGGGACAGCACGACCAAGATCCACATGCACCTCCTGGctgcgctgctgctgctcaaCTGCAGCTTCCTGCTGAGCACGCCGCTGGCCGCCGGCCCTGAGGGGCTCTGCCGGGTcactgctgccctgctgcacGCCAGCCTTCTCTGCACCCTGGCGTGGATGGCCGCTGAGGCtttccacctccttctcctccttgtcAAGGTCTACAACGTCTACATTCAGCACTACCTCCTCAAGCTCTGCCTCTTCGCTTGGG GTTTGCCCACGCTGGCCGTGGTGGCTGTTTTTGTCTTCAAGAGAGATACGTATGGGTACCACACCATCCACACCTCTGAAGGCTACAGCAACGCGACTAT GTGCTGGCTCACCAGCCCTCCAGCCTATTCTGCCACCCTCTGCTACGCCGGCCTCATCCTGCTCTTCAACatgctggtgctggggagggtggtAATGATACTGCGGAGTATCCGGCGGCAGAAGGGGCAGGCAAGGAAGGACTGGGCAACGGTGCTGGGGCTCACCTGCCTGCTGGGCACCACCTGGGGCCTGGCCTTCTTCAGCTTCGGCATCTTCCTCGTCCCCCAGCTCTACCTCTTCACCATCCTCAACTCCCTGCAAG gtctctctctctgcctctggtACATCACCGTGCACCGCCGGAGCAAGCCGGGCCCCGTCAGCAACACCTCGAGATACCCCGACGCCAGGGTGAAGGGCTGTGAGGGGAGCTCGGGAGCTGCTCCGTGA
- the ADGRG5 gene encoding adhesion G-protein coupled receptor G5 isoform X1 has product MPKERSMAMPSPLLIALVLCLATCVLRAQGRDISHPGIGLGAFGAPRAGLGWGAGQGAVHQGSAPEMALSELKSNMDSLEKELQQGCGSAHHARERLNQLEEQLARQEKYNFTGGMIETYVFKFITERFRGLNLSSRMDVKRGGGRRLRHAMNFPVELMEGIKARGVEQKLVCIYIHSPCIFQDVHNNSVLNDDVLGAFLRSRHVAGLSRPVEIQFWHDMVLDASNATCVFWQPGASVGSTGSWSREGCKTTHREGTVICHCNHLTYFAVLLVPAGTLSPAQLASLTHISTIGCSLSAAATLCTLLLCCFSRQRLRDSTTKIHMHLLAALLLLNCSFLLSTPLAAGPEGLCRVTAALLHASLLCTLAWMAAEAFHLLLLLVKVYNVYIQHYLLKLCLFAWGLPTLAVVAVFVFKRDTYGYHTIHTSEGYSNATMCWLTSPPAYSATLCYAGLILLFNMLVLGRVVMILRSIRRQKGQARKDWATVLGLTCLLGTTWGLAFFSFGIFLVPQLYLFTILNSLQGLSLCLWYITVHRRSKPGPVSNTSRYPDARVKGCEGSSGAAP; this is encoded by the exons ATGCCCAAG GAGAGGAGCATGGCGATGCCCAGCCCGCTGCTCATTGCCCTCGTCCTCTGCCTTGCCACCTGTGTCCTGCGGGCTCAAGGTAGGGACATCTCCCATCCCGGCATTGGGCTGGGTGCTTTTGGGGCTCCCCGGGCTGGGTtgggatggggagcagggcagggtgccGTACACCAAGGCTCAGCTCCTGAAATGGCTCTGTCAGAGCTGAAGAGCAACATGGACagcctggagaaggagctgcagcagggctgcggCAGTGCCCACCACGCCAGGGAGAG GTTAAaccagctggaggagcagctggcCCGCCAGGAGAAATACAACTTCACGGGTGGCATGATCGAGACCTACGTGTTCAAGTTCATAACTGAGCGCTTCAGAGGCTTAAACCTCAGCAGCAGGATG GATGTGAAGCGAGGCGGCGGCAGGAGGCTCAGGCATGCCATGAACTTCCCGGTGGAGCTCATGGAGGGCATCAAGGCGCGGGGAGTGGAGCAGAAGCTTGTCTGCATCTACATCCACAGCCCCTGCATCTTCCAG GATGTCCACAACAACTCTGTGCTGAATGACGACGTGCTGGGAGCCTTCCTGCGGAGCAGGCACGTGGCCGGGCTCAGCCGCCCCGTGGAGATCCAGTTCTGGCACGACATGGTGCTG GATGCCTCCAATGCCACCTGCGTCTTCTGGCAGCCCGGAGCCA GtgtgggcagcacaggcagctggagcagggagggctgcaAGACCACGCACAGGGAGGGCACCGTTATCTGCCACTGCAACCACCTCACCTACTTCGCCGTCCTGCTG GTCCCAGCGGGCACCCTGAGCCCGGCCCAGCTGGCATCGCTCACCCACATCAGCACCATTGGctgctccctctctgctgctgccaccctctgcaccctcctgctctgctgcttctccag GCAGCGGCTGAGGGACAGCACGACCAAGATCCACATGCACCTCCTGGctgcgctgctgctgctcaaCTGCAGCTTCCTGCTGAGCACGCCGCTGGCCGCCGGCCCTGAGGGGCTCTGCCGGGTcactgctgccctgctgcacGCCAGCCTTCTCTGCACCCTGGCGTGGATGGCCGCTGAGGCtttccacctccttctcctccttgtcAAGGTCTACAACGTCTACATTCAGCACTACCTCCTCAAGCTCTGCCTCTTCGCTTGGG GTTTGCCCACGCTGGCCGTGGTGGCTGTTTTTGTCTTCAAGAGAGATACGTATGGGTACCACACCATCCACACCTCTGAAGGCTACAGCAACGCGACTAT GTGCTGGCTCACCAGCCCTCCAGCCTATTCTGCCACCCTCTGCTACGCCGGCCTCATCCTGCTCTTCAACatgctggtgctggggagggtggtAATGATACTGCGGAGTATCCGGCGGCAGAAGGGGCAGGCAAGGAAGGACTGGGCAACGGTGCTGGGGCTCACCTGCCTGCTGGGCACCACCTGGGGCCTGGCCTTCTTCAGCTTCGGCATCTTCCTCGTCCCCCAGCTCTACCTCTTCACCATCCTCAACTCCCTGCAAG gtctctctctctgcctctggtACATCACCGTGCACCGCCGGAGCAAGCCGGGCCCCGTCAGCAACACCTCGAGATACCCCGACGCCAGGGTGAAGGGCTGTGAGGGGAGCTCGGGAGCTGCTCCGTGA
- the ADGRG1 gene encoding adhesion G-protein coupled receptor G1 yields MKVLLLLLLSPFQGVGASSRREEDFRFCGDRNQTQSSSVIYEHGPATISIENTAQALIIKRPFLPNRRNSYYKYSLPPALGRYRFCVYWFKANRTLRLVYGKQSFLLGGDQSSSIGRGKESQKTERTNTSIFNVSYISKGGKNTSLDSASEYFFPASPERMPVWEQDVEEQLTALDSLIAQPLALATGAMEQRMLRRKLGELEKTLARVELEGQNQTFGKATVHATVLRVQPTQAPRHLAFASQREEGGEVHGFTVDLPSSLFMVAKKREEGVEHRVLLMDINSQTMFQDENSSHVLGDKVVGISLVDMVVANLSDPVVLTFFHDQLPRNVTPLCVFWQEDTTASSGSWDSYGCTTVMGGSQTDCRCNHLTYFAVLMVSSPEITYIHRDYLSIITYIGCLISALASICTIFFLYFRSKQRDQITSMHIHMNLLGAIFLLDVTFLISEHLASSSSEAVCRAGGLFLHFSLLSCLTWMGIEGYNLYRLVIEVFNAYHDHFLLKLCLVGWGLPFFCVTLIFLASWTNYGPFSIPVYESVGGKSTNATICWITSPLIHNIVNLGFFSLVFLFNSVMLGAMVREILRQNKKGHKLKHVLALFGLSILLGIPWALVFFSFTSGVFRLVSLYIFTIINSLQGFLIFLWYWTMVLQARKSTDSQSSSDSIKLQPNSS; encoded by the exons ATGAAGGtcctccttctgctccttctctccccctttcAAG GGGTGGGAGCCAGCAGCCGTCGGGAAGAGGACTTCCGCTTCTGCGGTGACCGAAACCAGACCCAGAGCAGCTCCGTCATCTACGAGCATGGCCCCGCCACCATCTCCATTGAGAACACGGCCCAGGCGCTGATCATAAAAAGGCCCTTTTTGCCAAACAGGAGAAACTCTTACTACAAGTACAGCTTGCCCCCTGCTTTGGGCAGGTACCGCTTCTGCGTCTACTGGTTCAAGGCCAACAGGACCCTGAGGCTGGTGTACGGGAAGCAGAGCTTCCTCCTGGGTGGAGACCAGTCCAGCAGCATCGGCCGGGGGAAGGAGAGTCAGAAGACTGAAAGAACCAACACCTCCATCTTCAATGTGTCCTACATCTCAAAGGGTGGGAAGAACACCTCCCTTGACAGTGCATCTGAATACTTCTTCCCTG CCTCTCCAGAGAGGATGCCTGTCTGGGAGCAAGACGTGGAGGAGCAGCTCACCGCTTTGGACAGCCTCATCGCCCAGCCCCTGGCACTGGCCACGGGAGCCATGGAGCAGCGGATGCTTCGGCG CAAACTTGGGGAGCTGGAGAAGACACTGGCCAGGGTGGAGCTCGAAGGGCAGAACCAGACCTTCGGGAAGGCCACCGTGCATGCGACTGTCCTGAGGGTCCAGCCCACTCAGGCTCCTCGGCACCTGGCCTTTGCTTCCCAAAGAGAG GAGGGTGGAGAGGTCCATGGGTTCACAGTGGACCTGCCGAGCAGCCTGTTCATGGTGGCGAAGAAGAGGGAGGAGGGCGTGGAGCACAGGGTGCTCCTCATGGACATCAACAGCCAGACCATGTTCCAG GATGAAAACAGCAGCCACGTCCTGGGTGACAAGGTGGTGGGCATCTCCCTGGTGGACATGGTGGTGGCCAACCTCTCCGACCCAGTGGTCCTCACTTTCTTCCACGACCAGCTGCCG AGGAATGTGACCCCGCTGTGCGTCTTCTGGCAGGAGGACACCACCG CCAGCTCTGGGAGCTGGGACAGCTACGGTTGTACAACAGTGATGGGAGGCAGCCAGACGGACTGCAGATGCAACCACCTCACCTACTTTGCCGTGCTGATG gTATCCTCCCCGGAGATCACCTACATACACAGGGATTACCTGAGTATCATAACCTACATTGGCTGCCTGATCTCAGCTTTGGCATCTATTTGCACCATCTTCTTCCTCTACTTCAG AAGCAAGCAGCGAGACCAGATCACGAGCATGCACATCCACATGAACCTGCTGGGTGCCATCTTCCTCCTGGACGTCACCTTCCTCATCTCTGAGCATTTGGCTTCCAGCAGCAGTGAGGCGGTCTGCAGAGCCGGGGGGCTGTTCCTGCACTTCTCCCTCCTGAGCTGTCTCACCTGGATGGGCATCGAGGGCTACAACCTCTACCGGCTTGTGATCGAAGTCTTCAATGCCTACCATGACCACTTCCTCCTCAAGCTCTGcctggtgggctggg GACTCCCCTTCTTCTGCGTGACGCTGATCTTCCTGGCTAGCTGGACGAACTACGGCCCCTTCTCCATTCCTGTCTATGAATCCGTTGGCGGCAAATCCACCAATGCAACCAT aTGCTGGATCACAAGCCCCCTGATCCATAACATCGTGAACCTGGGTTTCTTCAGCCTGGTGTTCCTCTTTAACTCAGTCATGCTGGGGGCCATGGTCCGGGAGATCCTCCGGCAGAACAAGAAAGGCCACAAGCTCAAGCATGTCCTAGCTCTCTTTGGGCTGAGCATCCTGCTGGGCATCCCCTGGGCGCTGGTCTTCTTCTCCTTCACCTCCGGTGTCTTCCGCCTCGTCTCCCTTTACATCTTTACCATCATCAACTCCCTCCAAG gtttcctcatcttcctctggtACTGGACCATGGTGCTGCAGGCGAGAAAGTCCACTGACTCGCAGAGCAGCTCCGACAGCATCAAACTGCAGCCCAACAGCAGCTAG